Proteins encoded by one window of Rutidosis leptorrhynchoides isolate AG116_Rl617_1_P2 chromosome 7, CSIRO_AGI_Rlap_v1, whole genome shotgun sequence:
- the LOC139858150 gene encoding uncharacterized protein translates to MNHCGIHRNNTFEEMRSSVSVSLSFENSGEPMVCPKPRRLSLFNSTVNEPVRPLRWQMCYQSESFESKAGPELLDIIFSKGGSNVGSDQPCTNIASSPPFFSGSPPSRVSNPLIQDARFGDEKVIPISPRQMVPIPAASAGVSSASSQSSSARKGGCLRSNFGNKPAVRVEGFDCLDRDNRRNCSIPTLA, encoded by the exons ATGAATCACTGTGGAATTCATCGAAACAACACCTTTGAAGAGATGAGGAGCTCCGTCTCCGTTTCATTATCATTCGAAAATTCAGGTGAGCCTATGGTTTGCCCTAAACCTAGGCGACTCAGTTTATTTAATTCCACCGTTAATGAGCCTGTTAGGCCTCTCCGATGGCAGATGTG CTACCAATCAGAAAGTTTTGAATCGAAAGCTGGCCCTGAGCTTCTTGACATCATCTTTTCAAAG GGTGGCAGTAATGTTGGATCAGATCAACCATGTACAAATATAGCTTCGTCGCCCCCGTTTTTTAGTGGGTCGCCACCAAGTAGAGTTTCTAACCCGTTAATTCAAGATGCCCGATTTGGGGATGAAAAGGTTATCCCCATTTCGCCGCGTCAAATGGTCCCCATTCCTGCAGCATCGGCTGGTGTGTCGTCAGCGTCTTCACAGTCCTCGTCTGCGAGAAAAGGTGGATGTCTTCGTTCAAATTTTGGTAACAAACCGGCTGTCAGGGTTGAGGGGTTTGATTGTCTCGATAGGGATAACAGGCGCAATTGCAGTATCCCGACTCTGGCTTAA